The Plasmodium gaboni strain SY75 chromosome 9, whole genome shotgun sequence DNA segment CCATATTTTCTGaattttcattattttcctcttttctttcctttttctccaaaaatttatcatttgtattataCTCATCATTTGAACTGTCATGcttcttttctttttttttcaaataattataatacttatcatttttttcatttgaatttttattatctgACTTTTCCTcattattcaaaaaattatcaCTCATTTCAGTTTCAACCTTTTCATCATTCCTTTCTTCTCCTTTCAATGTAaaattatctttattttccTCATCACCTTTAATAACTTGTCTTTTATTATCCTTTTGtttaagaatatatataccatctatattattatcttctttATTTCCATCGGAgtcattcatattattcttGTTCTTTATATTAGTATTATCATGTTTCCTAAAACGAGAATATGcattttttgtattatcaccttttttattatctgGGTGTTTTTCTGATATATCGTTTTGTTTGAAATCATCAATGGGGATAAGATCATAATGTTCCTCATCATAATAATCATCCTTATTGTAGccattattaaaattatcCTTTTTgcaattattattattaagattttgttctttattattatcatcatcatcatctttttcattcaataaataattctttCTCATATTTTCTGAATTTGTATgttctatatatttagaCACATTATTCCCATTATCTAATGGATAGTCCTTATGATCTTcttgattattataatgacTTGTATTTACCTGTTCACTTACCATATTGAcagtattattatattccATACTCTGATCTTCTTTATCACTTAAAATTTGCCctttctttatattatcatttacTAATTTTCTATTTACATCAGAATCcttatttttcttattaaatttaaaatttgaattaataaaaaatgttcCTTTTCCATCACGACgtctatttttattaatatattcatttaacATCTCTTGATTTTTTACcttttcaaaatatatatctaatgTTGGTTGATCAACAATAGTACCTTTTCCTATATTGTTATAAATAGAAGGATGCTTGATATTATCcttattaattttattactattattgaaaatattttttgtataagaataaaaacTATTCATAGATCCCATATTCATTTGgtaattatttaaaacaataattataatacttataaaaatacaaatagACAATTCGATTAATTTCCAAGTATTATTTGTTTCATTATTTTGACTACTtctaaaatatttttctttatcttcATCATAATAAGCATCAacgtttttttttttttttaaaatttctAAAATATAACGTATTCCAACAAGTTCAGgatcatataaaaagtaaatatattctttcTTTAAATCATATTCTACATTACTAATACCTttaatatcttttaataacgtatatgattttattatatcatctctgtatatatataatgttattTCAGATAAATTACAACGATTCTTATCATCTTTATAAAGATCTAataaatcattattaaatccactttcttttatttcattCATAATTGTATTAACAAACatttttacattattattacagGGTATAATATCAGATGATATAtctatttttaattttattttattttctgTAGCATAACTATTTCCTTCTAAAATTAATTTCTTATCTTTTAAGAAgtttataattttctttcCACAATTATCACAAgtcatattataaatttttaattcacaaatgtaaatattttgtttatcTCTATAACTTTCATAGTCTCTGAAATTGaaattctttttcttcaacttatcttcattataatcataataataattattattactattatagatatcattactattattataagtTTTATTCTGGACATCCTTATACATATCAttagataataaaatactcttatctaaattattataatcttcatttaaataatcTTTTTTCACTTccttcttcattttttttttatccttcgcttttttaatattattaaataaatttaaaacaCTAAATTTACTACTTTTCCTATTTTCTTCTACACCCTCTGATTCTTCAACTTTTTCGACTTGATTAGGATAATAATTGATATCATATAAATCtcctttattatttgtGCTATTATAATTggaatttatattttcatttttttcagACACATTACAATTTTGATAATCCTCCCCATGGGGTTTATAATTCTCATCATGATTTTGATAattatctttataattttgataattctccttataattttgataattatctttataattttgataattATCTTTATACGTTTGTGAACTCACTTGATAACTTTGATAATTCtctttataattttgaGAACTCACTTCataattttgataattttcttcataatttttattatcatagGCATTATCAAGTTGTTCATAAAGATCTTCACCATTTGGATaagaataattattaaCCCTATTATTTATATCGTATATCTGATTAAAATTGttatcttcattattatcattataattcattttatcGTAATTATCTCTATCATTTACAccatataaattattattattatcattattatccatattattatgtatattttgcatattctcattattatcaaatatattcGTCTTCTTAACAacattttcttcttctatTTCTTCCTTATAcattgaaaaaataaaactGTTTCCTTTTTTACTACTTATATCAGTATCATCCTTTAAAATGTCACCATTAATATCTAAATGTTTAATACGTTCAATTACACCATAAGAATCCATAACCTTCGGGTTATACGAAATGGTAAGTTTTCTGTTTTTAAGTTTCAGATCCTCAACACCTTCAAATTTTGCCTTCTTAATCTTTCGCTTAAAATTATCATCAACATTGTTAATAGTTAATGACAACTTAGCCATAATgacaataaaaatatataaagaaaaataaaaagaaaaaaggggaaaaaataattataaataaatatataaatatatatatatatatgtattacATATGTGAATTGtactataaatatattttatatcatttttatgttatatatttggTCTGGCTAGTTGACggttaataataaaaaattatgacaaattgatatatatatttctattatagttttatataaaatataaataccTTACACAAGCAggtataatatatttttttttaatatataattttcataaCTAACAAAGATAAGTTTTACATTTACCCTTACATTAAGAATACACtcaaaatttataatatatatatatatttaaatatttgaataattacaaatattttaattattttaaaaaagtaTACAAAATATGGATGCAAgcaaaaaataaaaataaaaaaatgcccctaatatgtatatatatatatatatatatatatattatatttataattgtTAACAATATAGTATCTTAAAAggatttaaaaaaaaaagaaaaagatacacataatatttataatatatatagatataaaataaatattaaaaaaaaaaataaaataaaataaactGGAACACAATTAggttatataaaaatacatttgagaaataaaattatacaaagagaaaaatataaaataaatgaaattCAAGCATATAATAATANNNNNNNNNNNNNNNNNNNNNNNNNNNNNNNNNNNNNNNNNNNNNNNNNNNNNNNNNNNNNNNNNNNNNNNNNNNNNNNNNNNNNNNNNNNNNNNNNNNNTTATTTCATTAGGAATAATTTTtagttttatatatcaaataagtatttactttttttaaaaaaattcttttttaattatataaatatatatatatatatatggcacatgatatatattaaaaattacACATTATCTTATTACATGAAATACcttaaacatataaatgtaatatataagcatatataaattctcaatattaaatatatatataatcatttcAACACATTTGATTTTATATGTgattcaaaaaaaattatcttTGGAACctaaaatttaaaagatattacatattgtattgatatatatatatatatatatatatatatttttattttaaaaggTATTCCAGTTTTCCTTGTGAATGTTTTGATTATctatatcaatatattttgtattcaaataattgctttgtttttttaaagaatatatatatttattattatatttatggAAATAATCAATACTTTGTTGTACCTTTGATAAGAATTCATTTAAGTAATTATCATCCACTGGTTGATCATAATTAatttctaatttttttctgtatatatgatttttatatattaacataaCTGTAGgtacaaaaataatattacaatTATATGAACCTTGTGGACATAAATTAACatcaataaaataaaattgtaactttttatttttctcaataatacttttaaatttattaaataatattatactattattattttcataacAACCAAAATATAACACTTGTAAATCATTtgaattaataatatttttatcactATCTTCTTCTATTCTTTTATTTGCAGCATCATTTAATAtggtttttttttccccCATTATATTCTTATCACTATATAATGTATCATCACATGTATTctcattattttttatatcattcCTTTCTTTATAAAATCTATTTCTCATTTGTGTATAatctttaaaatattcattctttattattaagtTGTAAAAttcatcataattatttattatcttcaaattgttataatatatgtcgtttaatttatatacattataaatatatttattatcaacTTTCCTCTCATTTTGAATAATAGAATTAAATTTTCGAAAACATAAGCCCTTATATATTAATCCTTTACTACACAAGCCTTTTCTgattaatttattaaaatataaaaccTTCAGCATTTTGCACGACttaaacataataataataaaaataaattaattatatatatatatatatattataatatacataataaatatttatttatttatatatatatatatattattataaatttttttttctcatttcTTCTTCCcaccaaaaaaaaaaggttaCAAGGgaatacataaaaataaagaaaaaaaaatatgagcgattatgtattatattatatatatatatatatataaatatatatatatgaagaaaaaaaaaaaaaaaacatatatatttatatatatttttctattcATATGGTAAAATAAAGTTACATtattttacataatatattagatAACCTTGTgtgtattttattatagAGTATTTTGTGtcataataaataaataatatacatatataataaatatatatatatatgtttgtgtacttcaaaatatatatgtaaaatgGTTTTTATATTCCCTTTAAGCATTTGAATAAGAAAgctttatatttttatcaatttatatattttaataatttaatttattattatttttttttttataaattatacatatatatatatatatatatatatatatagtgtttgtaaaaaaaaataatataatataataaaatataaatattcctacacataaaaatataactaattatgtgaatatatttttaagaataaaatttattttcacatatataaaatacacATTAAGGATGCATATACAAATTAAAAGTTGTTACTTTTAAAATGTAATGTGTCCTTttaactatatatataaatatataggtatttctttaaaaaaaaaaaaaagagaaaaaaaaaattataataaaattaaaataatatttaataaaatttaatatacagatatcttatttttttatatatgttaaaaaaaaaaaaaagtagTAGTATATATCTAGTTTCAATAATTTAGTTCATCCAAATAATTAATACTTTCAATAATTTGTGGATCCaatttatcttttattgGATTTAAGAATTTAATAATTGCCTTCAATGCTGGTTTACTCACAAGTTCATCAAtctacaaaaaaaataaaaaatatataatttattatatataaatgaaatattttcatattgatatatatatataattgaatatatacacagataaaatatatatatatatatgtattattattattattattattaccCTATAATTTTGTGTGCATAATTCCTTTAATGtcattaaaaaatttgaagagagatcaatattataataatcagCTGTAGACAATTTTTCTAGCATATTATCAGGAACTAAATTAGtagaaaaaataacaaaGGCTTCTTCAAAcaatttctttttcataaatAGTATGCATAAAATGAGATAAGACTTATTTTCAATGGATTCCAGTTTGACATTGGATGGCCACAtattctaaaaaaaaaaaataaaatcaaaaataatatatatatataaatatgatatatatcACGCACAAAATATACCTCATAATATACGAAATAATTCTataacacatatatatatatatatatatatttatttatttatttattaatatttatctGGTTTTACCTTTGCGAGGTGGAAAAATCTAAAGGCACATTTACGAATATAATTATACTCCTTCTCATTgttatgaaaataatatatcaactcgtcattatatattcttattaaGGAATTGATCGCACTCTCTTCATctttcaaaatataataacatatgaatgatattatataatttttccTTTGATTTGCAAAATAAGCTAAGATAGCATAGAATTGagatattttataaagaaTTGATGAATGTACACTTATTAAAGAATTATCTAAtgaaattttatttaatgtattaatatttttattatgaacaaatttaaaatttcttgatttatataaatattcttcatccatttcattttgtcttgtttttaataaaatgttatttgaaacattttgtttatataatatataatacattaagaaaaaacatttaatatcttttcttatcttaattttatttttaaataaaaataaaaagtcATGTAACTTTccataaaatatatttccatcattatttatatgtcCAATTACACTTTcatgtaataatatatcttgATTTTCTTGTACTAtactttttaataatttaatacTAATATTAgtttttaaatttaataaataagttatttttaataatatattaatattgttattacGTAACACAAAATGATCAAAAGGTAAATCTTGATTACTCATacttaataatattaaattaaatttattttctgAATTTGGTACATCTGTAATATCATGAGATGTATTTAATATACTATTGTGATCATTTctaaattttaaatattgtaatgttttcatttttatattatttaataaatgattttcaaaaatattattattatgtaaaaaGATACTTAATACTAATAAAATTCTTTGGACATTATTTGAAATACaagataaaaatacaatagttgtatatatattaccaactaataataaataataaaataattttatatataataaaaaattattttttaatactttacttatatttccttttaatttttctgATATTTTCCCATcattaattaaaaaattattcataacTTCATCTACTTTAAGTTttgaacatatatataaatattctttattttcattaataatataatttgatatagttataaataaaacttcaattcttttatttatacgTTCTCTTCGACATTTTGtatcatttatatgtgatacattttcttcttcacaatataatacatcagtatctattatatcaaaattatcaataaatttacttccatatatattaaaattttttgataaaaataaacataattCTATCCATATACTTGTTTCAATATTACAATATTGAAAATTAAAGGCATGTCTATTAGTCACACCTAAGTATATATCATTATGATTTTTTGAAAACGTACTTTTACGTagattatatattcctttatTCACCTCATCATTTATATCCATTACATTATTAAAATCATTCTCATATTCTTTCACAGTTTTAGGCTTTTGAAGCATATTACTAATCATATCAAAAAAGAATGGTTTCTTTTTATGCTTCTTATCATGGTCTCTACTATTATATCCatcatcatcttcatcTTCTCCATAATCATCATTACTACTATCATTTATAgtatcattataatatatattaccatctttattattattattattattattattagcATGATGACGATTCTTATGACGCGAACCATTCAGCATTGCCTTATCTGtattataatcataattCATATGTCTATTTCTTATTTCTTTGATATAATCCTTATCACCCAATAAATCGTCATCTGATACACTATGAAAAGCACTTGCACcatgattattattattactattattcGTAGTATTACTCATTGGAATATTCTTCTTTctaatataaaaaaatatatttttcatagCTATTTTCTTATCACGATTAGTATAcatatttccttttttacaaaatatatcagaaaataatatacataacaaatcatatgcatatatattatttatacataaatatataattgaatgaaaaaaatttattatatttgacatgtgtatttttttcttaaatatatcaGTACAATCAATATCAACTTTCATgttttcaaaaatattcatcgtattctttttattataaattaataataatattcttattaataatattacaaaatcatataaataattatcaatattcaaattttttataaattcttcaagttttattatttgtattaaaCCAATATAATTACCACATctaaacataatattaactaaataaaaaaaaaaatgaatagTACTATTCTCTTTATCCATCTCattcttataaaaattattataacaatatgaaaatatagCATTGGATTTCGCATCAAGAAAATATTCATCTATTTGATTTAAATCTTTTGAAACATAATTGCTTATCTCgattttataaaatttatcATGTAAATGTTGAAGGGTAccaaataaataattaagtaaaatattttcatatcTAAATTGGGGAATTCTTACCATcttttttgtatttatattattttcatcattattataacttTCAACATTATCGTCATAActtttatcattatcatcatcatcatcactttgatcattttcatcataaCTTTGATCATTCTCATCATAACTTTGatcattatcatcatcacTTTGATCATTATCATAATCACTTTGATCATTATCATCAACACTTTTATCACTTTTATCACTTTTATCACTTTCGTAacttttttcttcttcataACTATCCTCATTAacttcatttttatatttagaaactcttttctttttttttaaacttcttcttattctttctcttttttttttttcgtcATTAActcttttcttttttatttcaatCTCTGAACGTTTTCCCTCATTACCTTCATTCAAATTTTCacttttcattttctttctCATATTTTCCTTTGTTATGGACaaattcatatttaataaactattcaatatatcttttaacAACTGTTTATACATAGAATCGATATCTAAAGAACTATTATATTCATCTCGATGCAGTGAACTATTTCgatatttatttaattgtgacttaaatatatcattatttgaattaatataataatgatcaTTAACCTCTATAAAATTAtctaataatattcttttatcAGATCCTCCTATTAATACTTTagaataatttaaattagTTTCACTTAGTAATAAATAATAGAAACTTTTAAAAGGTATAAAATTTAACTTGGTTGAatttacattatataaccatattaatatttgGAATTCATGCTGATCTAAATCTAATACATTACCCTTTATCATcttttgattttttttttgtttagAATTTACTAAATAATCaacaaaatttttaaatatatgacTTTTGAAGTTATCCCACATTAAAGAATCATGatcatttaataaagtTAAAGTACttttttgaatattatttatattatcattaattattaaatttatataattataaaataatcCTCCACTTGATCCACCTTCTTCATCTTCTTCTTCCTCATCTTCATATTCTAcatcatcattatatatCTTGTCAAAAATActttctttcttttttataatagTTAACTCATCCTGTAACCCATGGAACTTATCCGCACTCCTCACATTTTGTTCTTTATCTCTCTTCAATTCAGTAACACGATTCAGGTTATCAACAACTCTTGGTTGatcatttattaaaatattagGGGTACTACTTGTTAAACCTGTGCCTGTTTGCATAGTCAAATTAGTACTACTGGTAGGTAATGTTGGAGTTCCACCTAATGGACTAATGGTGAGCGCATTTTTATCACctaataaaaaattctttGATGCATTATCTGTAGTACTGCTTAATCCGCTTGTTAATGTACTACCTAATAAAGTACTACTGCTAGGGGTAGGCGTAGTTGTGTTACCTAGATTACTAGTTACTGTACCACCCAAATTACCAAAAATGTTACTACCTCCACTTTGACCAAAACCAGGCGTAGTTAAATTAGTATTTAAAGTAGATGTCATGGTGCCACCTAAATTTTGGCCTAAAGTAGTACCGGCACTAGGACTTAAACTTGTACTTGCAGTACTTAATGTCAAACCTGTACCAGTTGAACCAAATATATTCTTACTTGCACTTAAATTACCAAAACCACTACCTCCTGATACATTTccaaatatattacttGTACCAGATGTACCCCCTATACCTGTACCGGTTAATCCAGTGGTTCCTGTTGTAGTAGCACTAGGTGTTGTTAATGTACCCATGGGGGTACTTCCAGTAGTCCCAGATAATGTTCCAAACATATTAgtaaatttattttgaGTACTTCCAGGAGTAGTACTTGATgaaaacatattattacttGTTAAACCTTGAGATGTTCCTTGTGTTGTTCCAAACATATTCGTACTTCCTGGTTGAGTCATTGTTTGTAATGATCCAAAAACATTACCTGTTGTTGGTTTAGTTTGATTCAAACCACCAGTTGAACCAAATATATTACTACTTGTTGATGCTGGCGTTGTAGTGGCACTTGTGGTTCCCATAGTACCAAAAATGTTACTTGCAGGTTTACTTTGGGTAGAAGACAAACCTCCAAATATATTGCTTGTTGTAGAAGTTTGATTAGCTCCTGGTAATGCTCCAAAAAGATTACCAGTTTTATTCTGACTAGTTCCAGTCGAACCAAACAAATTACCTGACTGTGCAGTAGTATTAGTTGTCATTCCTGTTGTACCGCTTGACATTCCTCCAAATAAACTACTTGTAGGTTTGGCTTGATTAGTAGATAAACCTCCAAACATATTACTACTACTTGTCGAAGTTTGATTTGCTGATGGCAAGGTACCGAAAATACCACCACCAGTTTTATTTTGACCTAAACCTGTAGCACCTCCGAATAAATTTCCAGATTGTTGCGTACTTGTATTTGTAGTAGTACCACTAGATAATCCACCAAATAAACTACTTGTAGGTTTAGCTTGATTGGAAGATAAGCCACCAAACATATTACTACTACTTGTAGAAGCTTGATTTGCTGATGGTAAGTTACCAAAAATGCCACCAACAGCTTTATTTTGCCCCATGCCTGATGCATTTCCAAATAAATTACCTGATTGTTGAGTGCCAGTATTACTTGTTCCTCCACTTGATAATCCACCAAATAAACTGTTTGTGGGTTTGGCTTGATTAGATGATAAACCTCCAAACATACTACTACTACTTGTAGCAGCTTGATTTGCTGATGATAAACCACCAAATATACCCCCAGTTTTATTTTGGATACTTGCCCCTGTATTACCGAAAAGTCCACCACTAGTACTTTGATTGGTAGACGTACCTAATCCTCCAAATATGCtatttgatttattttgaCTAGTTGATGATAAATTAccaaatatattacttGAATTAGTTTGATTCGATGACATATTAccaaaaatattatttgatgaTGTTGTTTGATTACTTGATTGTAAACCTccaaatatatttttattaccTAAATTGCTTGTTTGATTATTTAAACCTGAGGAGGTTccaaaaatatttttcatatttaaattattttgattattaGCATTCATAAATAAACTATTACCACCCATATTTCCTTGTGTATTATTACTTACATTTGTAGAACCAAATATATTCTTTGTATTTAAATTTGATTGGCtattcatattttcataaataCTTTTCCCACCACCTAAGCCAGTGGAAGTACTACTACTCCCACCCAAATTaaatatacttttatttaCTAATGCATTATTAGGTTGTTGAATTTTTGAACCTCCAAAAAGAGAATTATCTGTATTACCAATATTTGATTGTAAATTACTATTGCCAAATAAACCCTTATTcgtattattattttgattaaATGTTCcaaatatgttattattttgtgaTGAATTTTGCATAAAcatattcttattttttaataaattatttgaatCTTGAAAATTCCCTTTATTCAAATTcgaattattaaaattttggttaaacattttttctcactttatattattcataaatatatatatatataaatatatattttaaaatattatcataattttaaaattaataaataattatataaaaaataaggaaCACATAATACATTCcatttcaaaaaaaaaaaaaaaaaaaattatatattcataaaaatttaaacTGAATTAGcacatacatatatatatatatatatatatatatatatacaacaTTTCATCCAGTCttttgaattatatatatattatcactatattttttacaaaaaaaaatgaaaatttgACAAATACATATGacaatattttattatatgaaacaatatataattatatattttatattatatatatgtgtatataaattaaacatatcatatatattgtaattaagaaaataaataaatatttaacttatacattaaaaaaaattttataataattatatacaaatataaatattaaataatacataatacatatatatatatatatatatatattctatttcatttctttctttaattacattatcatattattattgtatatatcttcataataaatatattatatatttttttctcataCAATTCTGaagaataaataataaatcttcttatttttataaaaaagggaaaaaaacaacaatatatttgttatatttatatatatatatatatatatatagttatttaataatataattcctttatatatatattttatatattcatttgCTCTTGTTAAATTTCTAAcattataatgaaaaaactttaaaatttttacaataaataaattccattaattttcataatataatttttttcttcttcaaaaccagatattttatatcttttgaaaaatattatacataaaaCAAGCTCacaatataaaatatatatatatttatataaatataatatatattttttttaataaattatgaacatggttttatataatataatttttttcagttaataatatataaaaataataatattattatatatatataatattatgaaacaagaaaaaaaaaaaaaaaaaaaaaaaaccaaaaaaaaaaaaaatatatatttatatatatatataaatatgacctctttttaaaaatgctttaacttatataaatatatgtatatatatatatataattcaatataataatattatatatgtatttatatatgcaaaatattattcatatatttattatatatgctataaaatataataatattatataaaatatactGTTTTTTACGCCTAAgctatataatattataagaaaaaaaaaaaaaaattaaaattacttttattttgccgtatttttttattattttaattcaataaaaaaaaatgtataaacttattattaataattatatatctattaaagatataaatat contains these protein-coding regions:
- a CDS encoding hypothetical protein (conserved Plasmodium protein, unknown function) translates to MFKSCKMLKVLYFNKLIRKGLCSKGLIYKGLCFRKFNSIIQNERKVDNKYIYNVYKLNDIYYNNLKIINNYDEFYNLIIKNEYFKDYTQMRNRFYKERNDIKNNENTCDDTLYSDKNIMGEKKTILNDAANKRIEEDSDKNIINSNDLQVLYFGCYENNNSIILFNKFKSIIEKNKKLQFYFIDVNLCPQGSYNCNIIFVPTVMLIYKNHIYRKKLEINYDQPVDDNYLNEFLSKVQQSIDYFHKYNNKYIYSLKKQSNYLNTKYIDIDNQNIHKENWNTF